DNA from Bacteroides zoogleoformans:
GCTGCCCAATAATCCTGCTCCACCAGATGCTCGGAATATTCGTCTTCACTGCGCAGCAACCAGAAAGAAGCTTCCGGAGCCGTACCGGTCATGATATCAGGGCGGTTCATGCCGATACACGAAAGTACCATCAGGCCGTGACCGCTTTCCGCAAAGATGTCGGCCTCAGGATTTACAAAATCTTTCGTACCTAAAATGCGGATATTCTGCATGGCCGTAATCCGGTCTGCATTATGGAAGCCGGCGTCAATGACGGCAATCGTCATCCCTTGTCCTTTGAAGCCCGCTTCGTGCAGTTTATCACCATTGCTCAACCGTATCTGCTGAATGGCGAGTCCATAAATACTGTCAGGATGCACCGTCGGCCGGTTCAGTAAAGAATCGCGCTTTGTGGCCATGAACAGCCCGTCTCCTTTGGGAAATGTCCAAACTTTCTCCGTCCGGCAGACAAAAGGCAATGCGGCAACACGGTCCATCAACATCGAATCGTTGCAGGACACAGTGACAAAGTTATCCCACTTACCGGTCACTACGATGTTCACCCCTTGACGACGAATCTCGTCTATATACTTGCGGCACACAGGCAAGTCTGTAGAATCTATCGGCAAGTTCTGCTTCCGGCGGCGCGCAATCGCCTTTTCAGAAAGAAAAGCCTCCGGGCGTTTCAATGAATACGCCGTAGCGGCCTTGTCTTTCAGACTGACACGATATTTCAACGTGTCTTGTTGAGCCGATGCTCCCGAAACGACCAGAATGAAAGTCAAAAGAAAAAAAAGTTTCCTCATATATTTAATGTTTCATTATTATTTTCAACAATATACATCCCGATACCCCGTTGGGAGGCAATAAACGAACCGCCGACTACCCGATTGTCGATATAAAATACGGCAGATTGCCCCGGAGCGATGGCAGAGGCTTCCGATAAGAAATGAACCAGCAAACGCCCGTCTTCCAGACGCTTCACTGTGCAAGGAATGGGTTTGCTGCGGTAGCGGATGCGCACGGTGAGTTCCCGAGTGGCAAAGAATTCGTTTTCATCCGTCAGATTATCCTGTTCGGTAAGCATGTATTCTGTCTTTAATTGTTCGGCATCTCCCAGCATGACCGTGTTTTTCTGCGGATTTATCTTTAAGACATAAGCCGGCTTCCCCAGAGCTATTTCCAACCCCTTGCGCTGCCCGATGGTGTAATACGGGAAGCCCTTATGCTCTCCCAGCTTCACTCCTTCCGAGTTGACGAACCACCCCGGACCTACTTTGCGGTCTATCTCCGGAGAATGTTCGCGCAGAAAATCCCGATAGTCCCCCTTAATGAAACATACTTCCATGCTCTCACCCTCTTCCGCCTTGAGTGTATACCCCCTGTCACGAAGATATTCGCGCACCTGCCCTTTGGTATAAGTGCCCAACGGAAAGATGCATCGCTTCAAGACATCCTGTCCCAACCGCCAAAGGAAATAAGACTGGTCTTTCTTATCATCGTCTCCTACAAGTATATATACCTTTCCACCACGTTCCTCCAAACGGGTATAATGTCCGGTAGAGACGTATACGCATCCCAACTTGTCCGCCCACTCCGTCAGGATGCGAAATTTAAACAACGGGTTGCACATTACGCAAGGATTGGGAGTACGCCCCCGGCGATATTCGTCAATGAAATTCTGCACGATTATGCGACGAAAAGCCTCACGTTCGTCGGCCACATGGTGCTCGATGCCTATGCTGTGGGCAAGCCTGCGGGCTTCGGCAAGTTCGTCCCCCCATACCCACATGGTAAGGCCCACAATCTCGTAGCCTTGTTCCTTCAACATCAGGCAGGTGGCAGTACTGTCTATACCTCCACTCATGCCCACCAATATTCTTTTCTCGGATTTGCCCATCATTTCCAACTCATTCTACAAGTTACTACCGGAAGCCAAATAGTTCTTCCTATTCATTGCCTCTTATGTGCATCAAACACATCGGGCTGAAAGTTTAAACAGCCCGCAATTCCGATAACCGACTGTTTTTATTCACGAAAGCAAAGGTAGCAATAATTCGCAGATGGACAATACATTTTATCTCATCATAGAACAACGACATACCGACTATTTACATTGTAATCAATCTTTACCTCTCCACATCCGCTTTCACAGAAAATCCGAAGGCCACTACTCCCCTGACAGAACGCTTTCTGACAAAGGGATATCTAAGTATACGGCTGATGCACCATCAGTATACCACTGATGTACCCTCGATATAGAAGTGAACTCTGATCTCCTTCTTCTCTTGTCTGGTCGAAAGTTTTTTTGGTAATATTTTTCAGAAGAGACGATAATTTGTTCGTCTGCAATTTCCACATCCTCATTGTCTTTTAAAACTCTCCGCAAAGAAGATGAAGCGGATTTTGCCGTTCAATTGCAGACAAACATTTCCTTGCGGAAAATTTGAATCTTAATCTGAAAAAACATATATTTGAGGAAACAGCATTCAGGATATGGCTAATCCGCAAATTCCGGGCATCACCCAAGCAGAGCAAGACTTGTTGTACAGTAAGCTGAGCACGTACAATCAGGGAAGGGCCTCTTACAAGGAAGCAGGCGCCTATCTTGTCGTGCTGCCTCGCCCCGAGCATCTACTGTACTCTCTATGGGTATATTCTCCTCTGCCTGAGCGACAGTCTGTTTTCTTCGTTTGCGATCTTTCTGCCGATGTACACGAAACCTTGCGAATGGCAAGTTCGCTGTGCTTTTACTCTACCCGCTGCCTGATATTGGTGGAATATAATGCCAAAAGGATGCAAAGCAAAGGAGATGATATCATTTCTTTCGGCAAATATCACGGACACTTTTTGCACGAGATACTTCGCATAGATCCCGCCTATCTTGCATGGATAGCTTTCAAGTTCCGGCCTCGGATACCGAAGCAAGAACGTTTCGTGCAGATAGCCCGGATTTATCATTCGGTCAGTCTGGACATCCAACGAAGAAGGGCGAAGCAGGTCACAAACAACAATGGGCGCTTTCTGGGGAAAGAAGGAGAGAGGCTGGAGAATCTGACTTTGACCGTCCTCGGCGTCACAGTGGAAGATAATTCCTACAAAACTCAAGTCAGAGGAACCACTGCCTATTTTTATGTACGCCAAGTGTTGAAACTGAAAGACGCTTCCGGAAATCTGGTCACTTTCAGAATAAATGCACGCACGGCAAGCCGAAGTTCGTGCCAACTGCCTGCTGCGGAACATGCCTACCGACCGGGGGAAACAATAAGAATCGTTTCCGCCCGGGTGGCACGTACCTACGTGGCAGGAAGTAAAAAATATACACGGCTCACACACATAAAGACGGCATAGACCTCAGAGGAAAAGCATGCCGCATTTCTGTACTTTACCGTATCACAACCCCGAGACCATTCTGTCGATGTCCAGCGAAACGCCTACCGACCACGTCCGCCCCGCAGTCGGCGCGGAGTTCCAGTAATACACGGACGGCTTGTAGGCAAAGAGGTTGTCGATGATGCAGTTCAGGCTGATGCCCTTCCAGATGCGTTGTTGCAGGGAGAACTTCCACAGCTGGTAGGCCTTGTCGAACTCTTTCTGCCGGGTGTCGGGCGTGGAGAGGTATCGTCCCGAAAGGGCCACGTTCAGTCCATAGACACTGCACAGCTGGCGGTCGAAGTCAATGCGCCAGGTGGCGGAGTGAGGACGCGGCTGCGAGAACTGCGAGTCGACGGTGCGGCCGGTCGTACGGAGGTAGTTGTAGTTCAGCTTCAGCCCGAAGCCATAGTCCGTGCGGTACTGGGCGCTGAAGTCCAGGCCCGACGCCACCACGCCCTTGTCGTTGGCATAGATGGCCCCTTTCTCGCGGGTTGCATCGCCCGGGAACTCGGCCAGGGTGATGCGCTTCTCGTACTTATTGGAATAGCCCATCAGCGTCAGGCTGTACTGGCCGGTCAGCAGGTTTCCACCTCGTACATGTCCGCTGTGCTCCAACGCCAGGTTGAAGTTGTGGCTCTTCTCCGGCTTCAGGTCGGGATTGCCGTATATCATCTGTATGCCGGCCATGTCGAAGTGCATGTACATCTCCTTCAAGGTGGGGGCGCGGAAGCCGCCGGCGTAGTTGGCGCGTACGGAGAAGCCTTTCCACTTGAACATGGTGGCAAGGCGTGCGGTCAGCGCACCGGACTTGGACGACGAGAAGTAGTCGTGCCTGAGGCTTGCCACGACATTGAGCCATCGCAAGGGGTTGTAATCGAACTGGGCGAAGGCATCGGCCGTGTACTGCCGGTGAGCCTCGTTGTCGCGGAACTGGTAGGTAGAGAGGTAATCGTTCAGGTAATCGCCTCCCACGGTGAGCATGTTTTGTCCGAACTGCCGCGAATAGAGCGCGTGAACGATGTGCTGCCGGTTGGTATAATCGTGGTCGTGGGTGCGGCTGCCGCCGACGAAACGCAACTTGTCGTATTGGTCGTAGCCGTAGGACACCTCGAGGTTCTGCTCCTTACTGAAATCGTAAACGGCTTTCAGTCCGCCATTGTAATCCTTGTAGTGGTCGTCGTAATTGGAACGGTTGCTCTCGCGCTTGAAATAGCCTCCTCTGGCAATCAGCTTCAGCTTGTCGGTGGCCTTGAAGACAAGGCGCTCCTTCAGGTTGAGCGTTTTCCCGCCGAATACTTTCTGTATCCTGGACTGCGTATCGAAAGCGCCTGTCAGATCAACGGTCTCCATGGTGGTATGCTGTACGTTGGTCTGCGAGTTCCATTTGCCCGAGTTGAAGCTGAACGTCCCTCCATGCCTCCACTCCTTGCCCATGTCGCGGTAGCGGGAATTGAGGTTGGCCGTCCAAGGCTCGCTGCTTTCGCGCGTGATGATGTTCACCACGCCGGCCACGGCATTGGCTCCATAGAGTGCGGAGGCAGCCCCTTTCACCACCTCTATCCGTGCCACGTTGTCCAGGTTCAGGCGGTTATAGTCCACGTTGTCCATCGTCTCCCCGGCCAGGCGTTCTCCGTCTACGAGGAAGAGCACGGCATTGCCGCCGAAACCGCTCATGTTGAGCGACGTCTCCTGACTCATGGCATAGCCGAATTCCAAACCGGGCAACTCTTCCGTGAGCAAGTCTTGCACATTGGTCGCGTCTGCCTTGCGGATATCGGCGGGGGTAATCAGCCTTGTGACTACCGGAACTTCCTTCAAGGCCTTGGGTGTGCGTGTTGCGGTGACCACGACCTGTTCCAGCGCGGCCACGTCGGGCGTCAGACGCAATACGTGCTCGTCTCGCCTGGTTCCGGTGTTCAGTACGAATGTCTCCGTTTGAAATCCGATGTAGGATACTTGCACCCTCACCACTCCCTTCTCTTTCACCGTCAAGCGGAAACATCCGTTCGGATCGGTCACCGCGGAGAGCTTCTGATTGGGTATCCTGACGTGTGCGCCCGCCAGCGGGCTGCCGGCGTCATCGAGCACACGTCCCGTCACATCGATGACGTTTGCCCGAAGCACACCGCACTGCAGTCCGCAAAGCAAGAGGAGCCATACTAAAAAACGAACTTTCATCCGTATTACTTTTTATTTCTTTCCGGTGAATTCGCAAACCATAGGCATGGGCATGGCGCCGTAATTCAGCGTAAACTTCAAGATCAGTGCCTCTTTGGCGAATGCACCTTGCAACGGGCCCGAGAAACTCTTTCCAGCCTCAGTCTTACCACTGAAATTTGTCTGCGGCAGTGCATAGACACCGTCGGCACCGGTCACTTTGATTCCTTTGAAAACAAGCCCTGCTACTCTCATGCCTTTTTCGCCGAAGTCGCTCACAGTAATATCCACCGTCGCCTCATCTACAGACTTCAGGGTCATCGTCACATTGTTGAATGTCTGTGCAGAACCCATCACCGTACATTTCAAATCCCCTTTATAAGTGCCTTCAACGCTTTTGGCTGCCGGCAACGCCGGTTCATCCTTGTCGCTGCCGCAAGAGGTTGACACTACACACAAACTTACCGCTGCCATCATCATGGCAATCATTGTTCTAAACTTTTTCATTGTTTTTTGAATTTAATAATTAATACTACTTATCTCTAAATCTAAAATCTCACTTGTTTTTCTTCTTTCGTCTCCGATAGACGATATAGCCCGATACAATCACCAACGAAATCAACAGCCCCGAGAGGAACACGAACAGTTCCGAGAAGGGCCCCAAGAACGGAGTGTAGCATCTTCCGACGTGCAGCTCGAGGGCAAAGTTCCAGAGCGACATGGGCTGTTTCTTCAGCAGTTGCGGCATGGGCGGCAGTCCCGAAGCCCCTTGTGCATAATTGAACACCACGTGTCGGGCAGCCCGCAGGTCACCGGTATAGCCGCTGACCAAGTTCGACGAGACGGGGCGCCCCATCCTGCTTTTTACCGGTTCGCCGGAAAAGAAATCCACGACCTCTCCGCTTGCGGGACGCCAACGAAACATTCCGCTGAACGAGCCCACCAACCATGTCTGCGCGTCGGCGGCCTGAAACACGGTCACTCCCATCGGGCTGACGGCGGGCGAGCCCTTTGCCGGCAACAGAACGGGGGACTGTCTGAACGACTCATCCACCCTGATGAAGCCCTCGGTAGTAGAAATCAGCCAACCGTCTTCGGCTTGATCCCACCGGATGGCCCGGAGCTTATCGTGCCACACATTGTCTTGGTCTTGCACGGTGCCGGGAAGGGGCGCCGTCTTGGTCAACACCAACGGTATCATCAGCGGCGGTCTGAGGCACATGCCCGTAACGGTCAGCAGAAGCGTCAACAGCAGCAGATAGGCTCCCAGACGGTTATGCCACCGCAGGTTCCACTTCAGTGCGTTTCCTTCCCACTTCCGGAGTTTCCCCTGCATCCATCGTTTGTGCCTGCGCATGGCATAAGGCAGGACGAAAAGCAGAATCCCCGTCAGGCAAAGAGCGGCCAATACCACGGCGACGAAGTCTACCACCAGCTTGCCCGCAATTCCGAAGAGTTCACCGCTATGCAGCATCCATACGGTCTTGAAGAGTGTCACTCTCGGAGTATAGCCGTCGGGGGAACGGAGCTGATGGCGTTCTGCCGTGCAAGTCGCACCGCCCTGTTCCTTGGAAGCGGAGACGGTGTAGACCGAAGAACGCGTCAACGCCACTACCCGGCAACTGTCTTTGCTCAACGTCACATCGGAGAGGCGTTCTTCATTGCCCGGCAATTCCTGCTTCACCCACCGGACACCATCGTACCGGTACAGGTCATACAGGGCTGCGCACCAGATAGTGCCCTCGGCGGTCTTCACCACATTTCTGATAGTGCGCCCGTCCACTCCTTCAGGAAGTCCCGCATTGAAGTCCTCGAAGTCGGAGAAGTCTCTGTCGGTTCGCCAGATCCCGGCATAGCCGTATGCCAGCACCGTACTGTCGTCCAGGGCCAGCGTACCTTTCAGGATGCCGTTGTTGTAGTTCCGGAAACGATAGCTTTCGGGCAACCACGAACGGCTCACCTCGCACTGCCGGAACAGCCTTCTGTGGTTGAGGATGATGCCCGACACACAAAAGAGCAAGGTAAACACCGCCAGCACAAGTCCGACCCATTTATGGTAACCCCTCCAAGTCAATATGCGTTTCTTCCCTTTGGTCATGCCTGCTTGTTCAATGTCCGTCACTCCTCCGGCACATAGATTATCTCGCCCGATTCCAGCTGGTAGGCGATGCCCACCTTTCGTCCTTTGGCGCCGGACTTTTGACTCTGATCTTCGGACGGCGTGTAGCGTTCTATCTTCTGTCCTTTCTTGGTGATGATCTCCATATCTTCCTTACCCGGGTTCTTCACCATCGTGAAGTCTTCGCGGCTGAACATCTCCGTCATGTTGTAACGGCTGACAAGAGCCACCATCAAGGCCACGGCGAACACCATGGCTACGTCGAAGAGGTTACTCACCACACTCATCGGGTCATCGTCGGCATCGTGTGCCAGACGGTTGCGTCGTCTCTGTCTCATCTTACTGTGCCTTGCTCTCGTCCGACAAATCTGCTATGAACTCCAGATTACTCATATCCTCGGCATACCAACGGCTCTTTGCCTGCTTGGCGATGAAGCCGATGGCGGCAGACGAAAGGCCAACCACGGTCGTAGCGAAAGCCACTTGCATATTATAGGCCATGGAAGCGATGTCTCCGGTAGAAAGCCCCACGAGCGCAGGTCCCATCGGGATGAGCGTACCCATCAGTCCGAGCATGGGTCCCATCTTCAGCAACGTGGTGGGCAGTGCCATGTCTTTCTCCACAAACTGCGCATAGCGGTCGAGCAGTCTGTTTACCTGCGCTTTGCTGCGACGTGCTTCCACCACCTTATTTATATAGGTCACTATCACCGCCTGCTTGCTCTTGGGCAGTCGCTCGCCCAAGGTGTCGAGGTTATCGACGGTCAGTGTGTCCATCTGCTGGCGGATCTGTGCCCCTATCTTACGCATGGTGAGGTATTGGCCGAAGAAACCTCCGAGCAACAGGAGCGCACGCACAAAAAACCAAATCAACAACACCACCACGGGCACAAGCAGTCCGGTGGAAATCCAAAACAATACGTCTGAAATGTAATTCATCTTCTTTCTATTTTATTTTTCAAATTCTTCATTCGTACAAGATAATGCATCCATCCCACGGCTACACCGCTTATGACCACACCTGTCACGAACAGCAGCGTGCGCCAATCAATGCTGTCGAAGCCCGTCACAGCCGTACGCCCGTTGACAGTCGCGATGATGCCCATCAGCGCCAACAGGATGTTGACAAGAAAGAGCATCTCCAGACGTATCTCACGCTCGGGCAGAAGCCGGCACAGCCCATAGACCGACAAGGGAACAACCAGAAACAGCAGTCCGCCCAACGTCCACGCCACCAGCTGGAACGATACGCCGGGAAGGAGAAATATCACCGCCGTCAGGCCGCTGAACAGTACGGGAAAGACAAGCAGACCGGGGAAATACTTCAAGAAAGCGAACACCCTCCGCTTGCGACGGCTGACGTAAGCCGATGTCTTTATGTCGGCGTACATGACGCAGAACAGCATGGTCAACGCCACATCGACGCTCAGCAGCACCGCCACGTCAAGCATCAGTCCTGTGTCGGCAAGCCAGGAGGCTATCTGCGTCTTGGACTGCTCGATGGCGAAAGGCCACATCAGCGCCGTGAACACCATGACAACAACCGAGACGGCCATCACCTCGCGCACGCCGTGGAATGTCTGCTTCAGCACAAAGCTGAAGCAAACCGATATCATCATCAAAACAACTACTGTCTCCATAAATACCACTCCAGGAAAGCTACATCATGTTTCTGCGGCGACGCTTGACCAGAACGACGAGTATCAGGACAGCCACGACCACAATCACAGCCATCACCACACCGCTGACGGTCGTGGTGGTTTGTCCCTCGCTGCCGTCCACGGACTCTTTCTTCATCACCATGCTCTTGTTGCCGGCTTCGCTCCTGGCTTCGCGAATGTCGTTCACGTTCTGCCGGTATTCCTTAGCGGCAGAGGCATCGGTCTTCGACGCAATGAACTCGCGGAGTTTGGGGTTGTCGCAGACAAAGCCCGAACAAGAAGGTTTGTACTTATTGACCATCTCCACATGCAAACGAGCGATGTCGCCCGCCTGCTCTGCCGAAGCCTTCCACAGCCCTTTGCGGATGGTTTCCATCATCACGGCGGTCATCTCCTCCAATGCTGCCGGGTTCTGCCGCTCGAAGAACTCCCGGGTGCCGAGGTTGAACTTATCCTTCACATACACCTTATAAATCTCCTCCCACAACTCCTTGTCGATGGCTGCGGGTTTCATCACGTTCCATCCGTAGGTATTCGTCACAATGTCGGCAAAGCCGTCGGCACTGCTTGCGCCGCCCTTCATCTTCTCGCGGATGTAGGCGGGGTTGAATATGGTGGTACGGCTCTCTACGCCGATGGCCTCTTTCACTTCCTGCATCCGCATGTGCTGATGATTGCGATAATCCGCAAGATAAGCGTCAGGGTCTTTGCCCGTCACGTTGCGCACGGCAAGGTTCATGCCGCCCATGAACTCATACACATGGTCGAGACTCAATGCGCCCCACGTATTGCTCTGACGCGGCTGGATGACCACATCGGTGCGGGTGAGCGCAGCCTCGAAGGCCGCCTGCCGCACGGTCTCCCAATCTTTTTCACTGCCATAGAAGGCGCCCATATTGTTCATATAGACCTCGGCCAACTGGCTCTCCTTGTCCCAGCGGTCTCCGGCCTCGACCATCGACTGTATGCCGGTGCCGTAGTTGCCGTTGATGCCCCCGAACACACGGAACATACTCACCTCTCTGGCTTCCTTGGGCGACATGCCTTTCTCCACAAGTACCCGTTCGGATTCTACCACGCCGGCTTTGACAAGATTGTCATAGCGGTCGTCTTCGGCGTTGGCAGCCATCTCGATGGCCTTGTTGATGAGGAAAAGTCGGGAGGCGGCAAGGTCTCGCAGCTGTCCGCTGGTCTGCACCACTACGTCGATGCGCGGGCGTCCGAGTTGTTCCGAAGGTATCAACCGCAAGTCGGTAACCCGTCGGAAGGCGTCTCTCACCGGTTCTACGCCGAGCATGTAGAGTATCTGCGCGATGGTGGCTCCTTCTGTTTCGATGAACTCACTACTCCACAGCGTGTAACTCACCTTGCGGGGGTACTCGCCGTTGTGCCGCTCGCGATACATCTTTATCGTGTTATCGGCCAGCGCCTGTCCTTTCTCCCAAGCGTCTTCCGTAGGCGTATGCTCCGCATTGATGGCGTAGAGGTTGCGTCCCGTAGGCAAGGTGTTGGGGTTGACAATGGGGTCGCCTCCCGGAGAAGGCTCGGTATATCCGCCTTTCAGGGCATTCATCAGCGAGCCCAGCTCGTATTCGGGACTTCGGCGGAGCATGTCCTCGTAGTTCGCCACGTTTCTCAGTGCGCGCTCCACGGCCGTAACGGCTTGTGCCAGATGTATCTGTTCACGGGTATATTTCGGTCCTTTCGACGCGGGTTTTGCCGTCGTCTTTGCCCGGCCGTTCTTCAGTTCTTCCTGATACCATCTTTGTCCCTCCTTGATTTTCGTCATCATCTTCTCGGGGAACTTGCCGCTTTGCTCCATCTTCTCGAATGTGGCGCGGCTCATCTGGGGTATCTTTCTCTTGCGGGTCACCTTGGCGGCACGCATCTCGCTGACGGTGCGGCGATCCGCCACTTTCTCTTCTTTCGGTTTCGCGCCCATGTTGTCGGCCATCTGCATCATCAGCATGATGGGGTCGGGAGCGGCGTGCATGGCTTCCACCTCGCGGGCCGTCTGCAGTTCGTCGGAGGTGATTCCGGCAAAGCGGCAGATGTACTCGTCG
Protein-coding regions in this window:
- a CDS encoding S8 family peptidase; the encoded protein is MRKLFFLLTFILVVSGASAQQDTLKYRVSLKDKAATAYSLKRPEAFLSEKAIARRRKQNLPIDSTDLPVCRKYIDEIRRQGVNIVVTGKWDNFVTVSCNDSMLMDRVAALPFVCRTEKVWTFPKGDGLFMATKRDSLLNRPTVHPDSIYGLAIQQIRLSNGDKLHEAGFKGQGMTIAVIDAGFHNADRITAMQNIRILGTKDFVNPEADIFAESGHGLMVLSCIGMNRPDIMTGTAPEASFWLLRSEDEYSEHLVEQDYWAAAVEFADSVGVDVINTSLGYYSFDDKSKDYTYRNLDGRYALMSRQASRVADKGMILVCSAGNSGMGSWKKITPPGDAENVLTVGAIDIKAVLAPFSSVGNTTDNRVKPDVVALGLGADVMRTDGNQGKANGTSFSSPIMCGMVTCLWQARPELTAREVIELVRSVGDRADCPDNIYGYGVPDMWKGSLSPYPLPHREEGR
- the mnmA gene encoding tRNA 2-thiouridine(34) synthase MnmA — encoded protein: MGKSEKRILVGMSGGIDSTATCLMLKEQGYEIVGLTMWVWGDELAEARRLAHSIGIEHHVADEREAFRRIIVQNFIDEYRRGRTPNPCVMCNPLFKFRILTEWADKLGCVYVSTGHYTRLEERGGKVYILVGDDDKKDQSYFLWRLGQDVLKRCIFPLGTYTKGQVREYLRDRGYTLKAEEGESMEVCFIKGDYRDFLREHSPEIDRKVGPGWFVNSEGVKLGEHKGFPYYTIGQRKGLEIALGKPAYVLKINPQKNTVMLGDAEQLKTEYMLTEQDNLTDENEFFATRELTVRIRYRSKPIPCTVKRLEDGRLLVHFLSEASAIAPGQSAVFYIDNRVVGGSFIASQRGIGMYIVENNNETLNI
- a CDS encoding exodeoxyribonuclease X C-terminal domain-containing protein gives rise to the protein MANPQIPGITQAEQDLLYSKLSTYNQGRASYKEAGAYLVVLPRPEHLLYSLWVYSPLPERQSVFFVCDLSADVHETLRMASSLCFYSTRCLILVEYNAKRMQSKGDDIISFGKYHGHFLHEILRIDPAYLAWIAFKFRPRIPKQERFVQIARIYHSVSLDIQRRRAKQVTNNNGRFLGKEGERLENLTLTVLGVTVEDNSYKTQVRGTTAYFYVRQVLKLKDASGNLVTFRINARTASRSSCQLPAAEHAYRPGETIRIVSARVARTYVAGSKKYTRLTHIKTA
- a CDS encoding TonB-dependent receptor, encoding MKVRFLVWLLLLCGLQCGVLRANVIDVTGRVLDDAGSPLAGAHVRIPNQKLSAVTDPNGCFRLTVKEKGVVRVQVSYIGFQTETFVLNTGTRRDEHVLRLTPDVAALEQVVVTATRTPKALKEVPVVTRLITPADIRKADATNVQDLLTEELPGLEFGYAMSQETSLNMSGFGGNAVLFLVDGERLAGETMDNVDYNRLNLDNVARIEVVKGAASALYGANAVAGVVNIITRESSEPWTANLNSRYRDMGKEWRHGGTFSFNSGKWNSQTNVQHTTMETVDLTGAFDTQSRIQKVFGGKTLNLKERLVFKATDKLKLIARGGYFKRESNRSNYDDHYKDYNGGLKAVYDFSKEQNLEVSYGYDQYDKLRFVGGSRTHDHDYTNRQHIVHALYSRQFGQNMLTVGGDYLNDYLSTYQFRDNEAHRQYTADAFAQFDYNPLRWLNVVASLRHDYFSSSKSGALTARLATMFKWKGFSVRANYAGGFRAPTLKEMYMHFDMAGIQMIYGNPDLKPEKSHNFNLALEHSGHVRGGNLLTGQYSLTLMGYSNKYEKRITLAEFPGDATREKGAIYANDKGVVASGLDFSAQYRTDYGFGLKLNYNYLRTTGRTVDSQFSQPRPHSATWRIDFDRQLCSVYGLNVALSGRYLSTPDTRQKEFDKAYQLWKFSLQQRIWKGISLNCIIDNLFAYKPSVYYWNSAPTAGRTWSVGVSLDIDRMVSGL
- a CDS encoding calycin-like domain-containing protein; translation: MKKFRTMIAMMMAAVSLCVVSTSCGSDKDEPALPAAKSVEGTYKGDLKCTVMGSAQTFNNVTMTLKSVDEATVDITVSDFGEKGMRVAGLVFKGIKVTGADGVYALPQTNFSGKTEAGKSFSGPLQGAFAKEALILKFTLNYGAMPMPMVCEFTGKK
- a CDS encoding PepSY-associated TM helix domain-containing protein produces the protein MTDIEQAGMTKGKKRILTWRGYHKWVGLVLAVFTLLFCVSGIILNHRRLFRQCEVSRSWLPESYRFRNYNNGILKGTLALDDSTVLAYGYAGIWRTDRDFSDFEDFNAGLPEGVDGRTIRNVVKTAEGTIWCAALYDLYRYDGVRWVKQELPGNEERLSDVTLSKDSCRVVALTRSSVYTVSASKEQGGATCTAERHQLRSPDGYTPRVTLFKTVWMLHSGELFGIAGKLVVDFVAVVLAALCLTGILLFVLPYAMRRHKRWMQGKLRKWEGNALKWNLRWHNRLGAYLLLLTLLLTVTGMCLRPPLMIPLVLTKTAPLPGTVQDQDNVWHDKLRAIRWDQAEDGWLISTTEGFIRVDESFRQSPVLLPAKGSPAVSPMGVTVFQAADAQTWLVGSFSGMFRWRPASGEVVDFFSGEPVKSRMGRPVSSNLVSGYTGDLRAARHVVFNYAQGASGLPPMPQLLKKQPMSLWNFALELHVGRCYTPFLGPFSELFVFLSGLLISLVIVSGYIVYRRRKKKNK
- a CDS encoding DUF2149 domain-containing protein translates to MRQRRRNRLAHDADDDPMSVVSNLFDVAMVFAVALMVALVSRYNMTEMFSREDFTMVKNPGKEDMEIITKKGQKIERYTPSEDQSQKSGAKGRKVGIAYQLESGEIIYVPEE
- a CDS encoding MotA/TolQ/ExbB proton channel family protein; amino-acid sequence: MNYISDVLFWISTGLLVPVVVLLIWFFVRALLLLGGFFGQYLTMRKIGAQIRQQMDTLTVDNLDTLGERLPKSKQAVIVTYINKVVEARRSKAQVNRLLDRYAQFVEKDMALPTTLLKMGPMLGLMGTLIPMGPALVGLSTGDIASMAYNMQVAFATTVVGLSSAAIGFIAKQAKSRWYAEDMSNLEFIADLSDESKAQ